A part of Aegilops tauschii subsp. strangulata cultivar AL8/78 chromosome 2, Aet v6.0, whole genome shotgun sequence genomic DNA contains:
- the LOC109739588 gene encoding auxin-responsive protein IAA14-like — MEPVDAQLRLGPPSSGGALAATDRKYVKVSIQGAPYLRQVDLRAYGGYAELRAALLSLTGQQLDLAVAYEDEDGDLMLVGDLPWDMFVDSCKKLLIYKRRLI; from the exons ATGGAGCCCGTGGACGCACAACTGCGGCTCGGCCCGCCGAGCAGCGGCGGTGCGTTGGCGGCGACGGATAGGAAGTACGTCAAGGTGAGCATACAAGGAGCTCCCTACCTGCGGCAGGTGGACCTGAGGGCGTACGGAGGGTACGCGGAGCTGAGGGCTGCGCTCTTGAGCTTGACTGGCCAGCAGTTGGACTTGGCCGTGGCCTACGAGGACGAGGACGGCGACCTCATGCTCGTCGGCGACCTCCCGTGGGA CATGTTCGTCGATAGCTGCAAGAAGCTGCTCATCTACAAGAGGAGGCTGATTTGA